In Chitinophaga sp. HK235, a single window of DNA contains:
- a CDS encoding TonB-dependent receptor — MKHLFTLIGVLILALSLQAQQATITGKVTANGKPVQFANITIPALKTGAIADQQGLFVIHNLQPGSYDIKISMIGYQPLTLKKSISNKQNLSLDITLEEDLSKLNEVVVTGVSRATVVRKNPIPIAVIGKRDMNMHVNNNIIDAIVKGIPGVSAVTTGPNISKPFIRGLGYNRVLTLFDGVRQEGQQWGDEHGIEVDQYGIARAEVVKGPASLTYGSDALAGVINMIPDIPETEQGKLKGNFLTDYHTNNGMIGSSLGLVYNKNDWKYVVRGTVKAAHNYKNKVDGYVYGTAFREYNLSALARVDKSWGHSLWGITLYDNTQEIPDGSRDSLTRKFTRQVLDADDNIKNRPIVPDNQLRTYTLNPLHQHIQHYRAYNRGRYILGKGDINTTIGVQKSIRREYNHPEMPAQPGLYVVLNTLNYDLRYNLPAMSGVETTVGVNGMYQRNRSKNATDFPIPDYDLFDIGGFFFAKKTVGQFDISGGLRYDSRHIKWNDFYVGPNKDNGFDKKYNLPDTAGATLQFPAFRHNYTGISGSLGVTWNLSQRVLLKANIARGYRAPNITEIGSNGLDPGAHIVYLGNREFKPEFSLQQDLGFLAYLPDLDISVEVFNNNINNYIYQARLYDANGEPVVIVPGNATYRYQQSSARLYGAEVSVNLHPRAVSWLTLDNSVAYTEGLNRNKILIAQHGDAARYLPFIPPLHIRSALKATAPRNFGMLSKTYVRAEVDHYSAQSHFYGVDNTETYTAGYTLINFGAGTGFSNKKGKTVLELFLQLDNVFDVAYQANMNRLKYFEYYSASPNGRYGIYNMGRNFSAKVIVPF, encoded by the coding sequence ATGAAACATTTATTTACACTCATAGGCGTGCTTATACTTGCCTTATCGTTGCAGGCGCAACAAGCAACCATCACGGGAAAAGTAACCGCCAACGGGAAACCTGTACAGTTTGCCAATATCACCATTCCTGCCTTGAAAACCGGCGCTATCGCTGATCAACAGGGCCTCTTTGTGATCCACAACTTGCAACCGGGATCTTACGATATTAAAATATCTATGATAGGGTATCAGCCATTGACCCTGAAAAAAAGCATCAGCAACAAACAAAACCTCTCGCTGGATATCACCCTGGAAGAGGACCTGTCGAAATTGAATGAGGTAGTGGTAACCGGTGTTTCCCGCGCTACCGTTGTACGCAAAAATCCTATACCCATTGCCGTTATAGGTAAAAGAGACATGAATATGCATGTCAACAATAATATCATCGATGCCATCGTGAAAGGAATTCCAGGGGTGAGCGCTGTAACCACCGGCCCTAATATTTCCAAACCTTTCATCCGCGGACTGGGTTATAACCGCGTGCTCACCTTGTTCGACGGGGTGCGCCAGGAAGGCCAGCAGTGGGGCGACGAGCATGGCATCGAAGTAGACCAGTACGGTATTGCGAGGGCCGAAGTGGTAAAGGGGCCAGCCAGTCTTACCTACGGCTCCGATGCGCTGGCCGGTGTGATCAACATGATCCCCGATATCCCCGAAACAGAGCAGGGCAAACTCAAGGGAAATTTCCTGACAGACTACCATACCAACAACGGTATGATTGGCTCTTCCCTGGGCCTGGTATACAACAAAAACGACTGGAAGTATGTAGTGCGCGGAACTGTGAAAGCAGCCCACAACTACAAAAACAAAGTGGATGGTTATGTATACGGCACCGCTTTCCGGGAGTACAATCTGTCTGCGCTGGCACGGGTAGATAAGTCGTGGGGGCATTCCCTCTGGGGCATCACGCTATACGACAATACCCAGGAAATCCCCGATGGCAGCCGGGATTCGCTGACTCGTAAATTTACCCGCCAGGTATTGGATGCTGATGATAATATCAAAAACAGGCCCATTGTTCCCGATAATCAACTACGTACTTATACCCTCAACCCGCTGCACCAGCATATTCAACATTATAGAGCGTATAACCGTGGTCGTTATATATTGGGTAAGGGAGATATTAACACCACCATAGGCGTGCAAAAGAGCATCCGCCGGGAATATAATCACCCCGAAATGCCGGCCCAGCCCGGATTGTATGTAGTGCTAAACACGCTCAACTACGACCTGCGTTACAACCTGCCCGCCATGAGCGGTGTGGAAACGACCGTAGGCGTGAACGGTATGTACCAGCGCAACCGCAGCAAAAACGCTACCGACTTCCCTATTCCGGACTATGATCTGTTTGATATCGGCGGTTTTTTCTTCGCCAAAAAAACGGTCGGACAGTTCGATATCTCCGGAGGGCTTCGTTACGACAGCCGTCATATTAAATGGAACGACTTCTATGTAGGGCCCAATAAAGACAATGGGTTTGATAAAAAATACAACCTGCCAGATACCGCCGGCGCTACCCTGCAGTTCCCTGCTTTCCGGCATAACTATACCGGTATTTCCGGCAGCCTGGGTGTTACCTGGAACCTGAGCCAGCGCGTGCTGCTGAAGGCAAACATCGCCAGGGGCTACCGTGCGCCCAATATTACAGAAATCGGTTCCAACGGACTGGACCCCGGCGCGCATATCGTATACCTGGGCAACCGGGAATTTAAGCCGGAGTTCAGCCTGCAGCAGGATCTGGGTTTCCTCGCCTACCTGCCGGACCTGGATATCAGCGTGGAAGTGTTTAACAATAATATCAACAACTATATCTACCAGGCAAGATTGTATGATGCCAATGGCGAGCCGGTGGTGATAGTGCCCGGCAATGCCACGTATCGTTACCAGCAATCCAGCGCGCGGTTGTATGGGGCAGAAGTGAGTGTAAATCTGCATCCGCGTGCTGTGTCCTGGTTGACATTGGATAACAGTGTCGCCTATACGGAGGGGCTGAACAGGAACAAAATACTAATCGCCCAGCATGGCGATGCAGCCCGTTACCTGCCTTTTATACCGCCCCTGCATATACGCTCCGCACTGAAAGCTACTGCTCCCCGGAATTTCGGGATGCTGTCCAAAACTTATGTGCGTGCGGAGGTAGACCACTATTCAGCCCAGTCGCATTTTTACGGGGTAGACAATACCGAAACCTATACCGCCGGCTATACGTTGATTAACTTTGGAGCCGGTACAGGGTTCTCCAATAAGAAAGGGAAAACGGTACTGGAGCTGTTCCTGCAGCTGGACAATGTGTTTGATGTGGCCTATCAGGCTAACATGAACCGTCTGAAGTATTTTGAGTACTACAGTGCTTCACCCAATGGCCGTTATGGCATTTATAATATGGGAAGAAATTTCAGTGCTAAAGTGATTGTTCCTTTTTAG
- the purN gene encoding phosphoribosylglycinamide formyltransferase, whose product MKNIVIFASGAGSNAQKIIDHFRNSDKARVALIVCNKPGAGVLDIAQREGIPSVLIEKEKFFHTDTYVNLLKEKETDLVVLAGFLWKVPDNLVHAFPNRIINIHPALLPKFGGKGMYGHFVHEAVVAAGETESGITIHYVNEKYDDGETILQERFTITKEDTPETVARKVQALEHQWFPVIVERILLK is encoded by the coding sequence TTGAAAAATATTGTCATCTTCGCATCGGGAGCAGGAAGCAACGCGCAAAAGATCATTGATCATTTCAGAAATTCAGACAAGGCAAGAGTAGCATTGATTGTGTGCAACAAACCCGGAGCAGGCGTACTGGATATCGCCCAACGGGAAGGGATACCCTCCGTTCTGATAGAAAAAGAAAAATTTTTCCATACAGACACTTATGTTAACTTGTTGAAGGAAAAGGAAACCGATCTCGTTGTGCTGGCCGGCTTTTTATGGAAAGTACCCGACAACCTGGTACACGCTTTTCCCAACCGGATCATCAATATACACCCGGCATTACTCCCCAAATTTGGCGGCAAAGGCATGTACGGGCACTTTGTACACGAAGCCGTAGTGGCTGCAGGAGAAACAGAAAGCGGCATCACCATCCACTACGTGAATGAAAAATACGACGATGGAGAAACCATCCTCCAGGAGCGTTTCACCATCACCAAAGAAGATACACCAGAAACCGTGGCACGCAAGGTACAGGCACTGGAACACCAATGGTTTCCGGTAATTGTGGAACGAATATTGCTGAAATAA
- a CDS encoding copper resistance protein NlpE N-terminal domain-containing protein, whose product MRKLTYLPALLATLMACNNKTTHTGTDSTAAAGPTPTTVAVHITGTYQGTLPCADCPGMDYQISLFDDHTFTELVAYQGRGQGIAYTEKGTWQQINDSIVRIQKKTDSSSFLAAENKLLLLDRQGKRIEGALASNYVLKPVEGGDRRTILAQKASAGVSFTASGNEPFWSLDLEKSKLRFHTASGDSILANLPAAQPNTDTLKVYTTPQITVSIRNTMCSDDMSGLMRPNTVEIKVKDQTYHGCGEYIK is encoded by the coding sequence ATGCGTAAACTAACTTACTTACCAGCCCTGCTCGCCACCCTGATGGCCTGCAACAACAAAACTACCCATACCGGCACCGACAGCACCGCTGCCGCTGGTCCAACACCCACTACTGTAGCTGTCCATATCACCGGCACCTACCAAGGTACCCTTCCCTGTGCAGACTGCCCGGGAATGGACTACCAGATCAGCCTGTTTGACGACCACACCTTTACCGAACTGGTAGCCTACCAGGGCAGAGGTCAAGGGATCGCCTATACGGAAAAAGGCACCTGGCAACAAATCAACGACTCCATCGTCCGCATACAGAAAAAAACAGACAGCAGCTCCTTCCTTGCCGCTGAAAACAAACTTCTGCTATTAGACCGCCAGGGCAAACGCATTGAAGGGGCTCTCGCCAGCAACTACGTGCTCAAACCCGTAGAAGGCGGCGACCGCCGAACCATCCTGGCACAGAAAGCCAGCGCCGGCGTCTCCTTTACCGCCAGCGGCAATGAACCCTTCTGGAGCCTGGACCTGGAAAAAAGTAAGCTCCGCTTCCATACCGCCTCCGGCGACAGCATCCTGGCTAACTTACCCGCTGCCCAACCTAATACCGACACGCTTAAAGTATACACCACCCCGCAAATTACTGTCAGCATCCGTAATACTATGTGCTCCGACGACATGAGCGGACTCATGCGCCCGAATACTGTGGAGATAAAGGTGAAAGACCAAACTTATCACGGCTGCGGAGAATACATTAAATAA
- a CDS encoding c-type cytochrome: MLILCASIVIPFSAVKAADPAKGKQIFQQNCASCHNVHKKLTGPALAGVEGRWADKKLLHQWIHNSASVLASGDKYANNLFNEYNKTAMTAFPSLSNEDIDDILAFISVEEKKPVGVKPEAGTATAGAKEEGSDNSLLFGIITLILAVVALILMQINSNLNKLAGDKEGQPTPEPIPFYKNKAYIALGILVLFMVGGYFTIQGAIGLGRQKDYMPEQPIFYSHKVHAGINQINCLYCHAGAQKSKYAMIPSENICMNCHKAIKEYSGPELFTAEGKKVDGTAEIAKLYDYVGWDAEKGKYTKPGRPIEWTKIHNLPDHVYFNHSQHTVAGKQQCQTCHGAITEMDEVHQFADLSMGWCINCHRTTKVQFADNNYYSIFEKLHQDIKDKKIDSVTVEMVGGTECQKCHY; encoded by the coding sequence GTGCTTATTCTATGCGCTAGTATAGTAATTCCGTTTTCAGCTGTAAAGGCAGCGGATCCTGCTAAGGGTAAGCAAATCTTCCAACAAAACTGCGCTTCATGTCACAATGTCCATAAGAAGCTGACAGGTCCTGCACTGGCGGGTGTAGAAGGCCGTTGGGCAGATAAGAAATTACTGCACCAGTGGATTCATAACTCCGCATCAGTATTGGCAAGTGGCGACAAGTATGCCAATAACCTCTTCAATGAGTACAACAAAACCGCGATGACGGCTTTCCCTTCATTAAGCAATGAAGATATTGACGACATCCTGGCGTTCATCTCTGTTGAAGAGAAAAAACCTGTTGGTGTTAAACCAGAAGCTGGTACCGCTACTGCCGGTGCTAAAGAAGAAGGCAGTGACAACAGCCTCCTCTTTGGTATCATCACCCTGATCCTGGCAGTGGTAGCCCTGATCCTCATGCAGATCAACAGCAACCTGAACAAGCTTGCTGGTGATAAAGAAGGTCAGCCTACTCCTGAGCCGATTCCCTTCTACAAAAACAAAGCCTACATCGCACTGGGTATTCTGGTGTTGTTTATGGTAGGCGGTTACTTCACTATTCAGGGAGCTATCGGGCTGGGTCGTCAGAAAGACTACATGCCAGAACAACCTATCTTCTACAGCCATAAAGTGCACGCCGGCATCAACCAGATCAACTGTCTGTACTGCCACGCTGGTGCTCAGAAGAGTAAGTATGCCATGATTCCTTCCGAGAACATCTGTATGAACTGTCACAAAGCCATTAAAGAGTACTCCGGCCCTGAGCTGTTTACTGCTGAAGGTAAAAAAGTTGACGGTACTGCAGAAATCGCAAAATTATACGATTACGTAGGCTGGGACGCTGAAAAAGGTAAGTATACCAAACCAGGTCGTCCTATCGAATGGACTAAAATCCACAATCTGCCTGACCACGTTTACTTCAACCACTCCCAACACACAGTGGCCGGTAAACAACAGTGTCAGACCTGCCACGGTGCTATCACCGAAATGGATGAAGTACATCAGTTCGCCGACCTTTCTATGGGCTGGTGTATCAACTGTCACCGTACTACCAAAGTGCAGTTCGCAGATAACAACTACTACAGCATCTTCGAGAAACTTCATCAGGATATTAAAGATAAGAAGATCGATAGTGTGACTGTTGAAATGGTAGGTGGTACTGAATGTCAAAAATGTCACTACTAG